Below is a window of Fimbriimonadaceae bacterium DNA.
TGGAGGCTGGTGATCGGGTAGTGTTTGTGCGATTTGACGGCGAGATGACGGATTTGATGAATAGATGCGCCGATGGCGTGGTAGAAAAGTCGGTCCTTTGGTCCGGCTTTTCTGCAATGACAGAGGACGAAGTTTAGGGGCTCCAGATATGGCTCAGATCTTTAAAGAAAGCTCGAATGTGATGGCAAAGCTTAGCTTGATGCTTGGCGCGACGGCGCCGATCATCTTGCTTTACGCGGGGTCAACGATCACGCGGTCGCCCGCGAACACCAAGGCAGGCGTTGCGCTTAACCAGCCGGTGCCGTTTAGCCACAAGCACCACGTGTTTGAGTTGGGCATCGACTGTCGGTACTGCCACGTTGCCGTCGAGAAGTCTGCCGTCGCCAGCGTCCCCACCACAGAGACGTGTATGAGCTGCCACTCTCAGATTTGGACGAACTCGCCGCTGCTGGAGCCTGTGCGAAAGAGTTACGAAGATGGGACGCCGTTGGTTTGGAACAAGGTCAACAAAGTTCCTGAGTTCGTTTACTTCAACCACTCGATTCATATTGAGCGGGGCATCAGTTGTAACCAGTGCCACGGCGCGGTTCAAGAGATGACGATGACATCGAAGGCACAGGCGTTCTCGATGGACTGGTGTTTGACCTGTCACACCGAGCCAGAGAAGTATCTGCTCAAGCCGGAGCAGATGTTGGCGCATCCTCACGAGCCAATGAAGCCGGACAGGAGCAAATTTCACAGCGCTAAGGAGTTCGATGCAGCGATGGAGGAGTATCCGAAGGAAGTTGCCAAGTATCAGGCCGCTGTGGAGACTTATAAGAAGGACATTCAGATGTCTCCCCGACAACAGGTTTTTGAGCTTTATCACATGTACCAAAGAGGGGACCGGCTTACGCCGCGAGGATACGACCTCACCAAGGGCTTAACGCACTCACTTTCGAGCGACGACCTTAAAGAGGGGCGTGAACTTGTCAAGAAGTACAAGGTCGAGAACGAGCAGCTCAGGGACTGCTACATCTGCCACCGTTAGGCGCAAAGGATTGAGCATGGACAACAGGAAGGAAGGGTTCAATTTAGAGGAGATCAGGAAGCGTCTCCAGGGCTCGAAGGGTAAAGAGTTCTGGCGCAATCTTGATCAGGTTGCGGAGACTCCCGAGTTTCGGCGATGGGCAGACGACGAGTTCCCCGAGCGTCAGAGCATGCTCGAAGTGGACCGTCGGTCGTTTATCAAGCTGATGGGAGCGACGATGGTGATGGCCTCCCTCGCCGGATGCCGCCATCTCCCTGAGGACAAGATCGTTCCTCGCGTGGTCGCGCCCGAGGATCAAGTTCCTGGGAAGCCGCTTTCTTACGCCACGGCGATGACGCTCAACGGCTTTGCGAAGCCGCTTTGGGCGACGAGCCGGTCGGGACGACCGGTCAAGCTCGACGGAAACGGAGACCATCCGGCGAGTTTGGGATCGACCGACGTTCTCGGTCAGATGGCGATTTGGACGATGTACGACCCCGACCGACAGCAGGTCGTTCAGGAAGGGCCTCTGCCGAGTTCGTGGGATTCGTATTTTGCCGACGTTCGCACCAGCCTTGAGCAAAAGCGAGATGCGGGCGTTGCCATCCTTACGGGAACGGTGACCTCGCCGACACTCGCGGCGGTCATCCAAAAATTCGTCAGCGCCTACCCAAATACAACTTGGCACCAATACGAATCCACCAGCCGAGACAACGTTCGCGAAGGCTCAAAGATGGCGTTTGGTGGTTATTACGAAGCGGTTTATGACTTCAAGAACGCCGATGTCGTCTTCTCGCTCGACGCTGACTTCTTTGCCACTGGGCCAGGCAACGTTCGATATGCCCGAGACTTTGCCACACGAAGACAGGTCAGCCCATCTCCAGACAACCTGAACCGGATGTATGCGGTGGAGAGCACCCCGTCTATGACGGGAGCCGCTGCCGATCACTTTGTGGGTGTCAAGCCAAGCCAGGTGGAAAGCGTGGCGTTTGCCATCGCCTCAAGACTGGGAGTCGACGTCGCCGGGGCAAAGACACCGATCGACGGCGTCTTTTTGGATTCTGCAGTTGCTGACCTTCAAGCTGCTGGTTCACGCGGTTTGGTGATCGCTGGCGACCATCAGCCGCCGGTTGTCCACGCGCTCGCCCATGCCATCAATGCCACGCTCGGCAGCGTTGGCACCACCGTACGCTATATCGCCTCGCCCGAAGTTCGACCCGAGAACCACACCGCGTCGATTAAGGCGCTCGTGGATCGAATCGCCGCACAGAAGGTTGATCATCTGATCATCCTTGGCGGCAATCCGGCTTACACAGCCCCGACGGATATCGACTTTGCTTCGGCGATGCGGAAGGTTCACAAGGTTTCTTACCTTGGACTTTATGCGGACGAAACTGCGAACGCCCTCACTCCTGAAGGAAGCACGGGCGGCGGACGCTGGTTCCTGCCTTCGACTCACTTCTTGGAAGAATGGGGCGACGCACGCTCCTTTGATGGCACCTTGACGAGCATTCAGCCGCTGATCGCACCTCTTTATGAGGGCAAATCGGCGACTGAGCTTTTGCTGAGTTTGATGGGTGACCCGCGCAAGGTTCGCGATGTGATGCGCGAGACGTGGAAGTCGTGGCTTCCGGCAGGCAATGCCGAGCACGAGTTTGAAAGAGTGCTGGAAGTTGGCCTCTTGAAGGGCTCTTCAAGCCCACAGGTTAGCGTCAGTCTTGCGGGCAGCGCGAGCGCATGGCCAAGGACAGCGCCGAGCAACAACCCCGAACTGCTGGTGCTTCCCGACCCTACCATCCACGGTGGTGAATTTGCGAACTCGGGCTGGGCGATGGAACTGCCGATCCCGATGACATCGCTGTGTTGGGACAACGCGTTTTACATGTCGGCTAAGACCGCCGCCGATTGGGGTCTCGAATCGAACGATGAGATCAGCCTGACGGCGAACGGCAACGCTACAAAAGGTCTTGTCTGGGTTCTGCCCGGACATCCGAACGGGGTTGTGACCGCCCATCTGGGATATGGGCACAACTGGGGACGTATCGCCGAGAGCGTCGGATTTAATGCGGGGCGCTACCGCACGACGGCGGCGATGAGCATCTTGCAGATTGAGCGCCCGCCCAAGAAGCTCCGCCGGGTGGGCGGAACGGACGCGCTCTGCACCATCCAAATGCACAACCAGATGGAGGGTGGAGACCTGGTGCGGTCGGGAACGGTTGCGGAACTGAAGACCAATCCGGC
It encodes the following:
- a CDS encoding cytochrome c3 family protein, translating into MAQIFKESSNVMAKLSLMLGATAPIILLYAGSTITRSPANTKAGVALNQPVPFSHKHHVFELGIDCRYCHVAVEKSAVASVPTTETCMSCHSQIWTNSPLLEPVRKSYEDGTPLVWNKVNKVPEFVYFNHSIHIERGISCNQCHGAVQEMTMTSKAQAFSMDWCLTCHTEPEKYLLKPEQMLAHPHEPMKPDRSKFHSAKEFDAAMEEYPKEVAKYQAAVETYKKDIQMSPRQQVFELYHMYQRGDRLTPRGYDLTKGLTHSLSSDDLKEGRELVKKYKVENEQLRDCYICHR
- a CDS encoding TAT-variant-translocated molybdopterin oxidoreductase, whose amino-acid sequence is MDNRKEGFNLEEIRKRLQGSKGKEFWRNLDQVAETPEFRRWADDEFPERQSMLEVDRRSFIKLMGATMVMASLAGCRHLPEDKIVPRVVAPEDQVPGKPLSYATAMTLNGFAKPLWATSRSGRPVKLDGNGDHPASLGSTDVLGQMAIWTMYDPDRQQVVQEGPLPSSWDSYFADVRTSLEQKRDAGVAILTGTVTSPTLAAVIQKFVSAYPNTTWHQYESTSRDNVREGSKMAFGGYYEAVYDFKNADVVFSLDADFFATGPGNVRYARDFATRRQVSPSPDNLNRMYAVESTPSMTGAAADHFVGVKPSQVESVAFAIASRLGVDVAGAKTPIDGVFLDSAVADLQAAGSRGLVIAGDHQPPVVHALAHAINATLGSVGTTVRYIASPEVRPENHTASIKALVDRIAAQKVDHLIILGGNPAYTAPTDIDFASAMRKVHKVSYLGLYADETANALTPEGSTGGGRWFLPSTHFLEEWGDARSFDGTLTSIQPLIAPLYEGKSATELLLSLMGDPRKVRDVMRETWKSWLPAGNAEHEFERVLEVGLLKGSSSPQVSVSLAGSASAWPRTAPSNNPELLVLPDPTIHGGEFANSGWAMELPIPMTSLCWDNAFYMSAKTAADWGLESNDEISLTANGNATKGLVWVLPGHPNGVVTAHLGYGHNWGRIAESVGFNAGRYRTTAAMSILQIERPPKKLRRVGGTDALCTIQMHNQMEGGDLVRSGTVAELKTNPALTPEHHHDFGEPTLYNDKEFEYDGYKWAMTIDLNLCIGCGVCTIACQTENNIPTVGKIQVQRGREMHWIRVDRYYTGPDDHPGQVVFQPVPCMQCENAPCEPVCPVAATTHSKEGLNQMVYNRCVGTRYCSNNCPYKVRRFNYLNFGDREDYPSYDMHDMEDQKERPKARRQNAPSLKLLNNPDVTVRGRGVMEKCTYCVQRINAARIDAKKQGRKIEDGEILTACQQACPTHAITFGDMSNPNSAVSKTRADGRNYVLLKEVNTRPRTSYLGRVRNVNRALHEAEMAMMPKEEGH